From Streptomyces yatensis, one genomic window encodes:
- a CDS encoding gamma-glutamylcyclotransferase, translating into MSLYAAYAGNLDARLMSRRAPHSPLRGTGWLNGWRLTFGGEQMGWEGALATIVEAPRSQVFVALYDIAPMDEDSMDRWEGVGLDIYRRMRIRVHTLDGDEPAWLYVLNGYEGGLPSARYLGEIADAAESAGAPHDYVMELRKRPC; encoded by the coding sequence ATGTCGCTCTACGCCGCGTACGCCGGCAACCTCGACGCGCGGCTGATGTCCCGCCGCGCACCGCACTCCCCGCTGCGCGGAACGGGCTGGCTGAACGGCTGGCGTCTCACCTTCGGCGGAGAGCAGATGGGCTGGGAAGGCGCCCTCGCCACCATCGTGGAGGCCCCGCGCTCCCAGGTCTTCGTCGCCCTCTACGACATCGCGCCCATGGACGAGGACTCCATGGACCGCTGGGAGGGTGTCGGCCTCGACATCTACCGCCGGATGCGGATCCGCGTCCACACCCTGGACGGCGACGAACCCGCCTGGCTCTACGTCCTCAACGGCTACGAGGGCGGCCTGCCTTCGGCCCGCTACCTGGGCGAAATCGCCGACGCGGCGGAATCCGCGGGGGCGCCGCACGACTATGTGATGGAGCTGCGGAAGCGTCCTTGCTGA
- a CDS encoding NAD(P)H-quinone dehydrogenase, translating to MEHVTRIVIIGGGPGGYEAALVAAQLGSEVTVVDCDGLGGASVLTDCVPSKTLIATAEVMTTFDSSYEELGIIVADDTPPMEQAARVVGVDLGKVNRRVKRLALAQSHDITASVTRAGGRVMRGHGRVEPQQSLDGSRRVIVRAVDGTEQTLVADAVLVATGAHPREIPDAKPDGERILNWTQVYDLDELPKELIVVGSGVTGAEFAGAYQALGSKVTLVSSRDRVLPGEDPDAAAVLEDVFRRRGMNVMSRSRAQAAKRVGDRVEVTLSDGRVISGTHCLMAVGSIPNTADMGLEEAGVKLAESGHILTDKVSRTSAPGIYAAGDCTGVLALASVAAMQGRIAMYHFLGDAVAPLNLKTVSANVFTDPEIATVGYSQADVDGGKIDARVVKLPLLRNPRAKMQGIRDGFVKIFCRPGTGIVVGGVVVAPRASELIHPMSLAVDNNLTVEQIAKAFTVYPSLSGSVAEVARQLHTRKTQEES from the coding sequence ATGGAGCATGTGACTCGGATCGTGATCATTGGTGGCGGACCCGGCGGCTATGAGGCGGCGCTGGTCGCCGCGCAGCTCGGCTCGGAGGTGACCGTCGTCGATTGCGACGGTCTGGGCGGCGCGTCGGTGCTCACCGACTGCGTGCCGTCGAAGACGTTGATTGCCACGGCCGAGGTGATGACGACCTTCGATTCCTCCTACGAGGAGCTGGGGATCATCGTCGCCGACGACACCCCGCCGATGGAGCAGGCGGCCCGGGTGGTCGGGGTGGATCTCGGCAAGGTCAACCGCCGGGTGAAGCGGCTCGCGCTCGCCCAGTCGCACGACATCACGGCGTCGGTCACCCGGGCCGGCGGCCGGGTCATGCGTGGGCATGGGCGGGTGGAGCCGCAGCAGTCGCTGGACGGCTCGCGGCGGGTGATCGTACGGGCGGTGGACGGCACCGAGCAGACGCTGGTGGCGGACGCGGTGCTGGTGGCGACCGGTGCCCATCCGAGGGAGATCCCGGACGCGAAGCCGGACGGCGAGCGGATCCTGAACTGGACGCAGGTGTACGACCTGGACGAGCTCCCCAAGGAGCTGATCGTGGTCGGCTCCGGTGTCACGGGTGCGGAGTTCGCGGGTGCGTATCAGGCGCTGGGGTCGAAGGTCACGCTGGTCTCCAGCCGGGACCGGGTGCTGCCGGGTGAGGACCCGGACGCGGCGGCGGTGCTGGAGGACGTCTTCCGGCGCCGGGGGATGAACGTGATGTCCCGCTCGCGGGCACAGGCCGCCAAGCGGGTCGGGGACCGGGTGGAGGTCACGCTCTCGGACGGGCGGGTCATCTCCGGTACCCACTGTCTGATGGCGGTCGGCTCGATCCCGAACACGGCGGACATGGGTCTGGAGGAGGCCGGGGTCAAGCTGGCCGAGTCGGGGCACATCCTGACCGACAAGGTGTCCCGGACCAGCGCGCCGGGCATCTACGCGGCCGGTGACTGCACCGGGGTGCTGGCGCTGGCGTCGGTGGCGGCGATGCAGGGCCGGATCGCGATGTACCACTTCCTGGGGGACGCGGTGGCGCCGCTGAACCTGAAGACGGTTTCCGCGAACGTGTTCACCGACCCGGAGATCGCCACGGTCGGCTACTCGCAGGCGGACGTGGACGGCGGGAAGATCGACGCCCGGGTGGTGAAGCTGCCGCTGCTGCGCAATCCGCGGGCGAAGATGCAGGGCATCCGGGACGGCTTCGTCAAGATCTTCTGCCGTCCGGGCACCGGCATCGTGGTCGGCGGTGTGGTGGTCGCGCCGCGGGCGAGCGAGCTGATCCACCCGATGTCGCTGGCGGTCGACAACAACCTGACGGTGGAGCAGATCGCCAAGGCGTTCACGGTCTACCCCTCGCTGTCCGGTTCGGTCGCCGAGGTGGCGCGGCAGTTGCACACCCGGAAGACTCAGGAAGAGTCATAG
- a CDS encoding DeoR/GlpR family DNA-binding transcription regulator produces MVRANGAVSLRELARVVQTSEVTVRRDVRALEAEGLLDRRHGGAVLPGGFTRESGFPQKSHLATAEKTAIADLAAGLVDEGEAVVVGAGTTTQELARRLARVPGLTVVTNSLLVAQALAHANRVEVVMTGGTLRGSNYALVGSGAEQSLQGLRVSRAFLSGSGLTAERGLSTSNMLSASVDRALVQAAAEVVVLADHTKLGTDTMFQTVPTDVITRLVTDEPPAHDDRALTELQALADQGVQIAVAGPGAGSGPVGGGEGGGSAGRQSGRLGASQGRGGGEEGLPLPGPRRNHPHPPGGPGSAQLRSAVPLAEQPGRVADLAPRRR; encoded by the coding sequence ATGGTGCGCGCGAACGGAGCGGTGTCGCTCCGGGAGCTCGCCCGCGTCGTCCAGACCTCCGAAGTGACCGTACGGCGTGATGTGCGGGCGCTGGAGGCAGAAGGACTGCTCGACCGCCGGCACGGCGGTGCGGTGCTGCCGGGCGGATTCACCAGGGAGTCCGGCTTCCCGCAGAAATCCCATCTAGCGACCGCGGAGAAGACGGCCATCGCCGATCTCGCGGCCGGTCTCGTCGACGAGGGCGAGGCCGTGGTCGTCGGCGCCGGAACCACCACGCAGGAGCTGGCCCGCCGGCTCGCGCGGGTTCCGGGGCTGACCGTGGTCACCAATTCCCTGCTGGTCGCACAGGCGTTGGCGCATGCCAACCGGGTCGAGGTCGTGATGACCGGCGGCACCCTGCGCGGCTCCAACTACGCCCTGGTCGGCAGCGGCGCCGAGCAGTCCCTCCAGGGGCTGCGGGTCTCGCGCGCCTTCCTGTCCGGCAGCGGGCTGACCGCCGAGCGCGGCCTGTCCACCTCCAACATGCTTTCGGCCAGCGTCGACCGGGCGCTGGTCCAGGCGGCGGCGGAGGTGGTCGTGCTCGCCGACCATACGAAGCTGGGCACCGACACCATGTTCCAGACGGTGCCCACCGATGTGATCACGCGGCTGGTGACCGATGAGCCACCCGCCCATGACGACCGTGCCCTGACCGAGCTCCAGGCCCTCGCGGACCAGGGGGTTCAGATCGCCGTGGCCGGGCCGGGCGCGGGGTCCGGCCCGGTCGGGGGCGGTGAGGGCGGCGGTTCGGCGGGCCGGCAGTCGGGGCGGCTGGGCGCGTCCCAGGGCCGTGGCGGCGGCGAGGAGGGCCTGCCGCTGCCGGGGCCGCGCCGTAACCACCCCCATCCGCCGGGCGGCCCCGGCTCCGCGCAGTTGCGCAGCGCGGTGCCGCTGGCGGAGCAGCCGGGGCGGGTGGCGGATCTGGCGCCGCGCCGTCGCTAG
- a CDS encoding TetR/AcrR family transcriptional regulator yields MAIETATAQMPPRPMRADARRNYERLLTEARTAFTRHGTDASLEDIARRAGVGIGTLYRHFPNRTALMGAVFQVEICALLERSRELAKEPRPCQALIDWLRAIVDHASTYRGLSRALMACSGDETSALSRGCGLPLREAGSELLARAQQSGAVRSDVVIADLMQLTNAIALAVEQSPDDPELADRLLALAFTGLKAR; encoded by the coding sequence ATGGCGATCGAGACAGCCACGGCGCAGATGCCACCGCGCCCCATGCGCGCCGACGCGCGCCGCAACTACGAGCGGCTGCTGACCGAGGCGCGCACGGCCTTCACCCGGCACGGTACCGATGCCTCGCTGGAGGACATCGCACGACGCGCGGGTGTCGGCATCGGCACGCTCTACCGCCACTTCCCCAACCGCACCGCGCTGATGGGCGCGGTCTTCCAGGTCGAGATATGCGCCCTGCTGGAGCGGTCGCGGGAGCTGGCCAAAGAGCCGCGGCCGTGCCAGGCGCTGATCGACTGGCTGCGCGCCATCGTCGACCACGCCAGCACCTACCGAGGGCTCTCCCGGGCCCTGATGGCGTGCTCGGGGGACGAGACCTCGGCGCTGTCCCGCGGCTGCGGTCTGCCGCTGCGCGAAGCGGGCAGCGAACTGCTCGCCCGCGCGCAGCAGAGCGGTGCCGTACGGTCCGATGTGGTCATCGCCGATCTGATGCAGCTCACCAACGCGATCGCGCTGGCCGTGGAGCAGTCGCCGGACGACCCGGAGTTGGCCGACCGGCTGCTGGCGCTGGCCTTCACCGGTCTCAAGGCCCGCTGA
- a CDS encoding alpha/beta hydrolase: MGLTSRSLEYVMIALAVGCAGLTLWLWPRFAGRGVRAWLGRLAALAVTQCAIVAALALAVNTTFQFYGSWDELLGEDEAAPAALSHVQGGAAGPVGTSGGLVRPAPPQGLDTVHGLPSGPPDKAGKVESVRILGRRSQVANPAYVYLPPQYYQRQYARQRFPVIVAISGYPGGSFLLAQHLRLPQTAGGLIRTGAVQPAVIVMVRPTIAPPRDTECVDVPGGPQAETYFAQDLPEALRGHYRIGHDPSAWGVLGYSSGGTCALELTLRHPRVYSAAAALSPDYRVVNDPTTGDLFGPGPEGERGKREHDLLWRLRRLPQPQVSVLVSSSRRGEPNYAATRDFLAAVRPPMSAQSIILDRGSHNFRTWRRELPTALRWMNGQLTFPQDVVHGR; the protein is encoded by the coding sequence ATGGGACTGACCAGTCGCTCACTCGAGTATGTGATGATCGCCCTCGCCGTGGGGTGCGCGGGGCTGACGCTCTGGCTGTGGCCGCGCTTCGCGGGCCGGGGCGTACGGGCCTGGCTGGGCCGGCTGGCCGCCCTCGCCGTGACGCAATGCGCGATCGTGGCCGCGCTGGCCCTCGCGGTGAACACCACCTTCCAGTTCTACGGGTCCTGGGACGAACTGCTGGGCGAGGACGAGGCGGCTCCGGCGGCCCTGTCCCATGTGCAGGGCGGCGCCGCGGGACCGGTCGGGACGTCGGGCGGGCTGGTGCGGCCCGCCCCGCCGCAGGGGCTGGACACGGTGCACGGACTGCCGAGCGGGCCCCCCGACAAGGCGGGCAAGGTCGAGTCGGTGCGGATCCTGGGCCGCCGCAGCCAGGTGGCCAACCCGGCGTACGTGTATCTGCCGCCGCAGTACTACCAGCGCCAGTACGCCCGGCAGCGCTTCCCGGTGATCGTGGCGATCAGCGGCTATCCGGGCGGATCCTTCCTGCTCGCCCAGCATCTGCGGCTGCCCCAGACCGCGGGCGGGCTGATCCGCACCGGGGCGGTGCAGCCGGCGGTCATCGTGATGGTGCGGCCCACCATCGCCCCGCCCCGCGACACCGAATGCGTGGACGTCCCCGGCGGCCCGCAGGCCGAGACCTACTTCGCCCAGGACCTGCCCGAGGCGCTGCGGGGGCACTACCGGATCGGCCATGACCCCAGCGCCTGGGGCGTGCTGGGCTACTCCTCGGGCGGCACCTGCGCCCTTGAGCTGACCCTGCGTCATCCCCGCGTCTACAGCGCGGCCGCGGCCCTGTCGCCCGACTACCGCGTGGTCAACGACCCCACCACCGGCGACCTCTTCGGCCCGGGTCCGGAGGGCGAGCGCGGCAAGCGGGAGCACGATCTGCTGTGGCGGCTGCGCCGGCTGCCCCAGCCGCAGGTGTCGGTGCTGGTCTCCTCCAGCCGCCGGGGCGAGCCCAACTACGCGGCCACCCGCGACTTCCTGGCCGCGGTCCGGCCGCCGATGAGCGCGCAGTCGATCATCCTGGACCGGGGCAGCCACAACTTCCGTACCTGGCGCCGCGAGCTGCCCACGGCCCTGCGGTGGATGAACGGCCAGCTGACCTTCCCCCAGGACGTGGTGCACGGCCGCTGA
- a CDS encoding acetyl/propionyl/methylcrotonyl-CoA carboxylase subunit alpha codes for MRKVLIANRGEIAVRVARACRDAGIASVAVYADPDRDAVHVRAADEAYALGGDTPAASYLDQAKVLAAAAESGADAVHPGYGFLSENAEFAQAVLDAGLTWIGPPPHAIRDLGDKVAARHIAQRAGAPLVAGTPDPVSGAEEVVAFAEEHGLPIAIKAAFGGGGRGLKVARTMEEVPELYDSAVREAVAAFGRGECFVERYLDKPRHVETQCLADTHGNVVVVSTRDCSLQRRHQKLVEEAPAPFLTPEQNDQLYAASKAILKEAGYVGAGTVEFLVGNDGTISFLEVNTRLQVEHPVTEEVTGIDLVREMFRIADGEKLGYDDPPMRGHSFEFRINGEDPGRNFLPAPGTVTSFVPPAGPGVRLDAGVESGSVIGPAWDSLLAKLIVTGATRTQALQRAARALAEFQVEGMATAIPFHQAVVVDPAFTSEPFTIHTRWIETEFNNTIAPFAPVSPDEDEEPTARETVVVEVGGKRLEVSLPASLGVATAPAGGSKKPKRKAVKKSGSAASGDALASPMQGTIVKVAVGEGDTVAEGDLIVVLEAMKMEQPLNAHRAGTVKGLTAEVGASITSGAVICEIKD; via the coding sequence GTGCGCAAGGTGCTCATCGCCAACCGTGGCGAGATCGCTGTCCGTGTTGCCCGTGCCTGCCGGGATGCCGGGATCGCGAGCGTAGCCGTCTACGCCGATCCGGACCGGGACGCTGTGCATGTGCGCGCGGCCGATGAAGCCTATGCGCTGGGCGGTGACACCCCGGCGGCCAGCTATCTCGACCAGGCCAAGGTCCTGGCCGCGGCCGCCGAATCCGGCGCCGACGCCGTCCACCCCGGCTACGGATTCCTCTCCGAGAACGCCGAATTCGCCCAGGCCGTCCTCGACGCGGGCCTGACCTGGATCGGCCCCCCGCCGCACGCCATCCGCGACCTGGGCGACAAGGTCGCCGCCCGCCACATCGCCCAGCGCGCCGGCGCCCCCCTGGTCGCCGGCACCCCCGACCCGGTCTCCGGCGCGGAGGAGGTCGTGGCCTTCGCCGAAGAGCACGGCCTGCCGATCGCCATCAAGGCCGCCTTCGGCGGCGGCGGCCGCGGCCTGAAGGTCGCCCGCACCATGGAAGAAGTCCCCGAGCTCTACGACTCCGCGGTCCGCGAGGCCGTGGCGGCGTTCGGCCGCGGGGAGTGCTTCGTCGAGCGCTACCTCGACAAGCCCCGCCACGTGGAGACCCAGTGCCTGGCCGACACCCACGGCAACGTCGTGGTCGTCTCCACCCGTGACTGCTCCCTCCAGCGCCGCCACCAAAAGCTCGTCGAAGAGGCCCCGGCCCCGTTCCTGACCCCGGAGCAGAACGACCAGCTCTACGCCGCCTCCAAGGCCATCCTCAAGGAAGCCGGCTATGTGGGCGCCGGTACCGTCGAGTTCCTCGTGGGCAACGACGGCACGATCTCGTTCCTGGAGGTCAACACCCGGCTGCAGGTGGAGCACCCGGTCACCGAGGAGGTCACCGGCATCGACCTGGTCCGGGAGATGTTCCGCATCGCGGACGGGGAGAAGCTGGGGTACGACGACCCGCCGATGCGGGGGCACTCCTTCGAGTTCCGGATCAATGGTGAGGACCCGGGCCGTAACTTCCTGCCCGCCCCGGGCACCGTGACCTCCTTCGTCCCGCCCGCCGGGCCCGGTGTGCGGCTGGACGCGGGCGTGGAGTCGGGCAGCGTCATCGGCCCGGCGTGGGACTCGCTGCTGGCCAAGCTGATCGTCACCGGCGCCACCCGCACCCAGGCCCTCCAGCGCGCCGCCCGTGCCCTGGCGGAGTTCCAGGTCGAGGGCATGGCCACCGCGATCCCGTTCCACCAGGCGGTGGTGGTGGACCCGGCGTTCACCAGCGAGCCGTTCACGATCCACACCCGCTGGATCGAGACCGAGTTCAACAACACCATCGCCCCCTTCGCCCCCGTCAGCCCCGACGAGGACGAGGAGCCCACCGCCCGGGAGACCGTCGTGGTCGAGGTCGGCGGCAAGCGGCTGGAGGTCTCGCTGCCCGCCTCCCTGGGCGTGGCCACCGCCCCGGCGGGCGGCTCGAAGAAGCCGAAGCGCAAGGCGGTCAAGAAGTCCGGCTCCGCCGCCTCCGGCGACGCCCTGGCCTCCCCGATGCAGGGCACCATCGTCAAGGTCGCCGTGGGCGAGGGCGACACCGTGGCCGAGGGCGACCTCATCGTCGTCCTGGAGGCCATGAAGATGGAACAGCCCCTCAACGCCCACCGCGCGGGCACCGTCAAGGGCCTGACCGCCGAGGTCGGCGCGTCCATCACCTCGGGCGCGGTCATCTGCGAGATCAAGGACTGA
- a CDS encoding Maf family protein produces the protein MTAQRTLILASASPARLGLLRQAGMAPEVIVSGVDEDALSAGTPAELARALAEAKATAVAGLPEAADSLVIGCDSVLELDGQALGKPADAEEATARWKSMRGRAGVLRTGHCVIDTASGRRTSATASTTVRFGEPTDEEIAAYVASGEPLHVAGAFTLDGRSAPFIDGIEGDAGNVIGLSLPLFRRLLAELGVGITALWD, from the coding sequence ATGACTGCGCAGCGCACCCTCATCCTCGCGTCCGCCTCGCCCGCCCGGCTCGGACTGCTGCGGCAGGCCGGAATGGCGCCGGAGGTGATCGTCAGCGGGGTGGACGAGGACGCGCTGAGCGCCGGGACACCCGCCGAGCTGGCCCGGGCGCTGGCCGAGGCGAAGGCCACCGCCGTGGCCGGGCTTCCGGAGGCGGCCGACTCCCTCGTCATCGGCTGCGACTCGGTGCTGGAGCTCGACGGTCAGGCGCTCGGCAAACCGGCGGACGCCGAAGAGGCCACCGCCCGCTGGAAGTCGATGCGCGGCCGGGCCGGAGTGCTGCGCACCGGACACTGCGTGATCGACACGGCGAGCGGCCGCCGCACCTCGGCCACCGCGTCCACCACCGTCCGCTTCGGCGAGCCGACGGACGAGGAGATCGCGGCCTACGTCGCCAGCGGCGAACCGCTGCATGTGGCGGGGGCGTTCACGCTCGACGGCCGCTCGGCGCCGTTCATCGACGGCATCGAGGGCGACGCCGGAAACGTGATCGGGCTCTCCCTGCCGCTGTTCCGCCGACTGCTGGCCGAGTTGGGCGTGGGGATCACGGCCCTCTGGGACTGA
- the mmpB gene encoding morphogenic membrane protein MmpB: protein MLWSEPPDEPPEELRRAEAMLRRARTVLTVSVLLAMCLLGLWP, encoded by the coding sequence ATGCTGTGGTCCGAGCCGCCCGACGAGCCGCCCGAGGAGCTGCGGCGCGCCGAGGCCATGCTCCGCCGCGCCCGCACGGTGCTGACCGTCTCCGTGCTGCTCGCGATGTGCCTCCTCGGCCTGTGGCCGTGA
- a CDS encoding acyl-CoA carboxylase subunit epsilon produces MIRIVRGNPTPEELAAALAVVQARAAAVTAAAQSEDDPEEWSDPARTVPSHRVPHPGPKAWRTTYWPA; encoded by the coding sequence ATGATCCGAATTGTCCGGGGCAACCCGACCCCCGAGGAGTTGGCCGCCGCACTGGCGGTGGTGCAAGCACGCGCGGCGGCCGTCACGGCCGCTGCGCAGAGCGAGGACGATCCGGAGGAGTGGTCCGACCCGGCCCGCACCGTCCCCAGCCACCGGGTGCCGCACCCCGGCCCCAAGGCCTGGCGTACCACCTACTGGCCCGCCTGA
- a CDS encoding acyl-CoA carboxylase subunit beta, with product MSEPEIAPEIPDRHTTAGKLADLQRRIEEATHAGSARAVEKQHAKGKLTARERIDLLLDEGSFTELDEFARHRSTNFGIEQNRPYGDGVVTGYGTVDGRPVAVFSQDFTVFGGALGEVFGEKIIKVMDFALKTGCPVVGINDSGGARIQEGVVSLGMYGEIFRRNTHASGVIPQISLVVGPCAGGAVYSPAITDFTVMVDQTSHMFITGPDVIKTVTGEDVGFEALGGARTHNTTSGVAHYMAGDEKDGIEYVKTLLSYLPSNNLSEPPAFADEADLEVSEEDREMDTLIPDSANQPYDVHKAIEHVLDDNEFLETQALFAPNIITGFGRVEGHPVGIVANQPMQLAGCLDIDASEKAARFVRTCDAFNVPVLTFVDVPGFLPGTDQEYNGIIRRGAKLIFAYAEATVPLITVITRKAFGGAYDVMGSKHLGADLNLAWPTAQIAVMGAQGAVNILHRRTIAASDDPETTRTELIADYEDTLLNPYIAAERGYVDAVIMPSETRRHIVRGLRTLRNKRESLPPKKHGNIPL from the coding sequence ATGTCCGAGCCGGAGATCGCCCCCGAGATTCCAGACCGTCACACCACCGCGGGGAAGCTCGCGGATCTGCAGCGCCGCATCGAAGAGGCGACCCATGCGGGGTCCGCGCGCGCGGTGGAGAAGCAGCACGCCAAGGGCAAGCTGACCGCGCGTGAGCGCATCGACCTCCTCCTGGACGAGGGGTCCTTCACCGAGCTCGACGAGTTCGCCCGGCACCGTTCGACCAACTTCGGCATCGAGCAGAACCGGCCCTACGGCGACGGGGTCGTCACCGGCTACGGCACGGTCGACGGCCGCCCGGTGGCCGTCTTCTCCCAGGACTTCACGGTCTTCGGCGGGGCGCTCGGGGAGGTGTTCGGCGAGAAGATCATCAAGGTCATGGACTTCGCGCTGAAGACCGGCTGCCCGGTCGTCGGCATCAACGACTCCGGCGGCGCCCGCATCCAGGAGGGCGTGGTCTCCCTCGGCATGTACGGCGAGATCTTCCGCCGCAACACCCATGCCTCCGGAGTGATCCCGCAGATCAGCCTGGTCGTGGGCCCGTGCGCGGGCGGGGCGGTCTACTCCCCGGCGATCACCGACTTCACGGTGATGGTCGACCAGACCTCGCACATGTTCATCACCGGCCCCGATGTGATCAAGACGGTCACCGGTGAGGACGTCGGCTTCGAGGCGCTGGGCGGCGCCCGGACGCACAACACCACCTCCGGTGTCGCGCACTACATGGCCGGGGACGAGAAGGACGGCATCGAGTACGTCAAGACCCTGCTGTCCTACCTCCCCTCCAACAACCTCTCCGAGCCCCCGGCCTTCGCCGACGAGGCCGATCTGGAGGTCTCGGAGGAGGACCGGGAGATGGACACGCTCATCCCGGACTCGGCGAACCAGCCGTACGACGTGCACAAGGCCATCGAGCACGTCCTGGACGACAACGAGTTCCTGGAGACCCAGGCGCTCTTCGCGCCCAACATCATCACCGGCTTCGGCCGGGTCGAGGGCCATCCGGTGGGCATCGTGGCCAACCAGCCGATGCAGCTCGCCGGCTGTCTGGACATCGACGCCTCCGAGAAGGCCGCACGCTTCGTGCGCACCTGCGACGCGTTCAACGTGCCCGTGCTGACCTTCGTGGACGTGCCCGGCTTCCTGCCCGGCACCGACCAGGAGTACAACGGCATCATCCGGCGCGGCGCCAAGCTGATCTTCGCCTACGCGGAGGCCACCGTCCCGCTGATCACGGTCATCACCCGCAAGGCGTTCGGCGGCGCCTACGACGTCATGGGCTCCAAGCACCTGGGTGCCGACCTCAACCTGGCCTGGCCCACCGCGCAGATCGCGGTCATGGGCGCCCAGGGCGCGGTCAACATCCTCCACCGGCGCACCATCGCCGCCTCCGACGACCCGGAGACCACCCGCACGGAGCTGATCGCGGACTACGAGGACACCCTGCTGAATCCGTATATCGCGGCCGAGCGGGGGTATGTGGATGCTGTGATCATGCCGTCCGAGACCCGCCGCCACATCGTCCGCGGACTGAGGACCCTGCGGAACAAGCGCGAGTCGCTGCCCCCGAAGAAGCACGGCAACATCCCCCTCTAG
- a CDS encoding biotin--[acetyl-CoA-carboxylase] ligase — translation MTPSDTSGSPGDGPGRWSDLERPPLNATALRRGLVRPGGLWTEFEVVQATGSTNTDLVTRARAGAPEGAVLVAEEQTAGRGRLDRAWTAPARSGLFFSILLRPADAGVPTERWGWLPLLAGVASAGALSRTAGVDTALKWPNDLLVTVAGEERKFGGILAERAGDAVVIGMGLNVSLRADELPVPTAGSLALADAISTDRDPLLRAVLRSIAEWYGEWCRFEGDPGASGLQESYAAGCATLGRQVRAELPGGRERVGEAVAVDGDGRLVLATEGGVQEPVSAGDIVHLRSVPREE, via the coding sequence ATGACGCCTTCTGACACCTCAGGGAGCCCAGGTGACGGGCCCGGTCGCTGGTCCGACCTCGAGCGGCCCCCCTTGAACGCCACCGCGCTGCGCCGGGGGCTGGTGCGTCCCGGCGGGCTGTGGACCGAGTTCGAGGTGGTGCAGGCGACCGGCTCGACCAATACCGATCTGGTCACCCGGGCCCGGGCCGGAGCCCCCGAGGGCGCGGTGCTCGTCGCCGAGGAGCAGACCGCGGGGCGCGGCCGGCTCGACCGCGCCTGGACGGCCCCGGCCAGGTCCGGGCTCTTCTTCTCCATCCTGCTACGGCCCGCCGACGCCGGCGTGCCCACGGAGCGCTGGGGCTGGCTGCCGCTGCTGGCCGGGGTCGCGAGCGCCGGGGCGCTCAGCCGCACGGCGGGCGTGGACACCGCGCTGAAGTGGCCGAACGATCTGCTGGTGACGGTCGCGGGCGAGGAGCGGAAATTCGGCGGGATCCTCGCCGAGCGGGCCGGGGACGCGGTGGTCATCGGCATGGGGCTGAACGTTTCGCTGCGCGCCGATGAGCTTCCGGTGCCCACCGCCGGGTCGCTGGCCCTGGCCGACGCGATCTCCACCGACCGCGATCCACTGCTGCGGGCCGTGCTGCGCTCGATCGCGGAGTGGTACGGGGAGTGGTGCCGCTTCGAGGGCGACCCCGGGGCCAGCGGCCTCCAGGAGAGCTACGCGGCGGGCTGTGCGACCCTCGGGCGGCAGGTGCGCGCCGAGCTGCCGGGCGGCCGGGAGCGGGTCGGCGAGGCGGTCGCGGTCGACGGCGACGGGCGGCTGGTGCTGGCCACCGAGGGCGGGGTTCAGGAGCCGGTCTCCGCCGGGGACATCGTGCATCTACGCTCCGTACCGAGGGAGGAATGA